The Halomicronema hongdechloris C2206 genome includes a window with the following:
- the hemB gene encoding porphobilinogen synthase → MFPVHRPRRLRSHPQLRRMVREHVVTTGDLIYPLFAVPGSGVAQEVKSMPGVFQLSVDKLVEEAKEVYELGIPAIILFGIPDTKDEEATGAWHDCGIVQKATTAVKAAVPDLIVAVDTCLCEYTSHGHCGYLEVGDLAGRVLNDPTLELLKKTAVSQAKAGADIIAPSGMMDGFVQAIRSGLDDAGFKQLPILSYAAKYASAYYGPFRDAAESAPQFGDRRTYQMDPANGTEALKEIELDIAEGADMLMVKPALAYMDIIWRVKEATNLPVAAYNVSGEYSMIKAAALNGWVDEQKVVMETMHGFKRAGADLILTYHAKDIARWSEAD, encoded by the coding sequence ATGTTCCCAGTTCATCGTCCGCGACGCCTTCGCAGCCATCCTCAGCTCCGCCGTATGGTGCGGGAGCATGTCGTCACTACCGGCGACTTAATCTATCCCCTGTTTGCGGTGCCTGGCTCAGGGGTAGCGCAGGAAGTTAAGTCCATGCCAGGGGTGTTTCAGTTATCGGTAGATAAGCTCGTCGAAGAAGCCAAAGAAGTCTATGAGCTGGGCATTCCAGCAATTATTCTATTTGGCATCCCCGATACCAAAGATGAAGAGGCCACTGGGGCCTGGCATGACTGTGGCATTGTACAAAAGGCCACTACGGCCGTTAAAGCAGCCGTTCCCGATCTGATCGTGGCGGTGGATACCTGCCTGTGTGAATATACGTCCCATGGCCATTGTGGCTATTTGGAAGTCGGGGATCTGGCTGGGCGCGTGTTGAACGATCCCACCCTAGAGTTGCTGAAGAAAACAGCCGTCTCTCAAGCGAAAGCGGGGGCGGATATCATTGCGCCCTCAGGCATGATGGATGGCTTTGTGCAGGCAATTCGTTCCGGATTAGACGACGCTGGCTTTAAGCAACTGCCAATTCTCTCCTACGCCGCCAAGTATGCCTCTGCCTATTACGGACCATTCCGGGATGCCGCCGAGTCTGCCCCCCAGTTTGGCGATCGCCGCACCTATCAGATGGATCCGGCCAATGGCACCGAGGCCCTGAAGGAGATTGAGCTAGATATCGCGGAAGGGGCCGACATGCTGATGGTGAAACCGGCCCTGGCCTACATGGATATTATCTGGCGCGTTAAAGAGGCGACTAATCTACCGGTGGCAGCCTATAACGTCTCCGGAGAATACTCCATGATCAAGGCTGCTGCCTTAAACGGCTGGGTCGATGAGCAAAAAGTAGTGATGGAAACCATGCACGGCTTCAAGCGAGCGGGGGCTGATCTGATTCTGACCTACCACGCCAAGGACATTGCCCGCTGGTCAGAGGCTGATTAA
- a CDS encoding S8 family peptidase yields the protein MNFSARSSNPIKAGEVIIKFKSGASLAGADQLQNGLQASVLATASGDALQLWQIDGMTTAEAIAAYQDHPLVEYIEPNAIYTLQGGPTNTPTTPPLPNDPDLSDQWGLHNTGQTGGIPDVDIDAPEAWQQSTGNTVVVGVIDSGIDYTHPDLNDNMWINAGEIAGNGLDDDGNGYVDDVYGYDFINNDSDPIDDNSHGTHVAGTIAAETNNGIGVAGVAPDAQLMALKIFDAAGTTTTFAITQAIEYATLMGADLTNNSWGGSSPSQAIYDAIAAAGAADQLFIAAAGNGGLDGIGDNNDLIPHYPSNYDLDNIIAVAATDHTDQLGSFSNYGATSVDLAAPGVDILSTIPGGYASFSGTSMATPHVAGVAAQVLSQDPSLSFQEVKQAILDGVDPVAALTGKTVTGGRLNAFNALNPGTTPSDNLSFEFGDFTGWSTLGATTIETDTIGVGPTDGTYQALLTNGSGSVDEASLESFLGLNPGSLDVFGNGNVTTGSALKLAAITVQAGDLLSFDWNFLTNELTPSSFNDFGFFTISDAFSGELADTQADFVSFGGSGFSNQTGYGTFNYIFAQDGTYDIGLGVVDEGDSSVNSGLLVDNFALLDSQSLNNWGFEVGNLTGWRSLGDTSVVTNSFGANPTEGQYQALVTTADGAAPEAALESFLGLQAGALDAMGNGDVQEGSAIEVFSFQADAGDTLSFDWSFLTNEATPSPSFNDFGFVVIDSQFGGELADTGSDVVSFGGADYANQTGYDAFTYEFTQTGVYNVAIGVADVGDTSVNSALLIDNLDLINSSLPVSQGRGGAAVSNQPAVLPANQLLVESPVQPQAPLDTLIDITGQSSLSFELTRESASDNLLSFYLTDSQGGIEVNGQTVLPGQAGYDDAVRERLLDVQWGVDDGASEIFELDLDTLNGQYLAPAMLTRGNSNKLVTLADSLQSQGRWDHSGNSWGFEDWSDFDYNDLVLTQLPGPEAVATV from the coding sequence ATGAATTTCTCCGCCCGCTCGTCTAACCCAATCAAAGCCGGTGAAGTCATCATCAAGTTTAAGTCAGGCGCTAGCCTGGCCGGTGCTGACCAACTTCAGAACGGCTTACAGGCTTCGGTCTTAGCCACCGCCTCTGGCGATGCGCTGCAACTGTGGCAGATCGATGGCATGACCACAGCAGAAGCCATCGCCGCCTACCAGGATCACCCTCTGGTGGAGTACATCGAACCCAACGCCATCTATACCCTGCAAGGGGGACCGACAAATACGCCAACCACACCACCGCTGCCCAATGATCCCGACCTGTCAGACCAGTGGGGCCTGCATAACACCGGTCAAACCGGTGGCATCCCCGATGTCGATATCGATGCCCCCGAGGCCTGGCAGCAGAGCACTGGCAACACTGTGGTGGTCGGCGTCATTGATAGTGGCATTGACTATACCCACCCCGATCTCAACGACAACATGTGGATCAACGCCGGGGAGATCGCCGGTAATGGCCTCGATGACGATGGCAATGGCTATGTCGATGATGTCTACGGCTATGACTTCATCAACAATGATTCTGATCCCATAGATGACAATAGCCATGGCACCCATGTGGCCGGCACCATTGCTGCCGAAACCAATAATGGCATCGGCGTTGCCGGGGTCGCTCCTGATGCCCAGTTGATGGCCCTAAAAATCTTCGATGCCGCCGGTACCACCACCACCTTCGCCATCACCCAGGCCATCGAATACGCCACCCTAATGGGGGCCGATCTGACCAACAACAGCTGGGGCGGTAGTTCCCCTAGCCAGGCCATCTACGATGCGATCGCAGCCGCCGGAGCTGCCGATCAGCTCTTCATCGCCGCCGCCGGCAATGGTGGCCTCGACGGCATTGGCGATAACAATGACCTAATTCCCCACTATCCCTCCAACTACGACCTGGACAATATCATTGCCGTCGCCGCCACCGACCACACCGATCAACTCGGTAGCTTTTCCAACTACGGCGCCACCTCTGTGGATCTGGCTGCCCCCGGGGTCGACATCTTAAGCACCATTCCTGGTGGCTATGCCAGCTTCAGCGGCACCTCCATGGCCACGCCCCATGTAGCCGGAGTAGCCGCCCAGGTGCTCAGTCAAGATCCCAGCCTCTCCTTCCAGGAGGTCAAACAAGCCATCCTCGACGGCGTCGATCCGGTGGCGGCTTTAACCGGCAAAACCGTAACTGGCGGCCGGCTCAATGCCTTCAACGCCCTGAATCCTGGCACTACCCCCAGTGACAACCTCAGCTTCGAATTCGGCGACTTTACCGGCTGGTCCACCCTGGGCGCGACCACCATCGAGACCGACACCATCGGAGTGGGTCCTACCGATGGCACCTACCAGGCCTTGCTCACCAATGGCAGTGGCTCTGTCGATGAGGCCAGCCTGGAAAGTTTTCTGGGATTAAATCCCGGCAGCCTAGATGTGTTCGGCAATGGCAATGTCACCACCGGGTCTGCCCTGAAGCTGGCTGCCATCACCGTCCAGGCGGGTGACCTGCTCAGCTTCGACTGGAACTTCCTCACCAACGAACTAACTCCTAGCTCCTTTAACGACTTCGGCTTCTTCACCATCAGCGATGCCTTCAGCGGCGAACTGGCCGATACCCAAGCCGACTTCGTCAGCTTCGGCGGCAGTGGCTTCAGTAACCAAACTGGCTACGGCACCTTCAACTACATCTTTGCCCAGGATGGCACCTACGACATCGGCCTCGGCGTCGTCGACGAAGGCGATTCATCCGTCAACTCCGGTCTCCTGGTGGATAATTTTGCCCTGCTAGACAGTCAGTCCCTGAACAACTGGGGCTTTGAAGTCGGTAACCTCACCGGTTGGCGCAGCCTCGGCGATACCTCGGTGGTTACTAACAGCTTTGGGGCCAATCCCACCGAGGGACAATATCAAGCCCTCGTGACCACCGCCGATGGAGCTGCTCCAGAAGCCGCCCTAGAATCTTTCTTGGGGTTACAGGCTGGGGCGCTGGATGCCATGGGCAATGGTGATGTCCAAGAGGGCTCAGCCATTGAAGTGTTCTCCTTCCAAGCCGATGCCGGCGATACCCTCAGCTTCGATTGGAGCTTCCTGACCAACGAAGCCACCCCTAGCCCCTCTTTCAACGATTTTGGCTTCGTTGTCATCGATTCCCAGTTTGGTGGTGAACTCGCCGATACCGGCAGCGATGTCGTCAGCTTCGGCGGAGCTGACTACGCTAATCAGACCGGGTACGATGCCTTCACCTATGAGTTTACTCAGACTGGTGTCTACAACGTGGCCATTGGCGTGGCCGATGTCGGCGATACCTCAGTGAACTCAGCCCTGCTGATCGATAACCTCGATCTGATCAACTCGTCACTACCGGTGAGTCAAGGCCGTGGTGGGGCAGCCGTCTCCAACCAGCCAGCAGTGCTGCCTGCCAATCAGCTGTTGGTAGAGTCCCCTGTGCAGCCCCAAGCGCCTCTGGATACCCTAATCGATATCACCGGCCAATCTAGCCTCAGCTTTGAACTGACCCGAGAATCTGCCAGCGACAATCTGCTCAGCTTCTATCTCACCGATAGCCAAGGCGGCATTGAGGTCAATGGCCAAACCGTGCTGCCAGGTCAGGCTGGCTACGACGATGCGGTGCGGGAACGTCTGTTAGATGTGCAATGGGGAGTCGACGATGGCGCCTCGGAGATCTTCGAACTGGATCTTGATACCCTCAATGGCCAGTATCTGGCTCCCGCCATGCTGACACGGGGGAACAGCAACAAGCTGGTGACCCTTGCAGACAGCCTGCAAAGCCAGGGACGCTGGGACCACAGTGGCAACAGCTGGGGATTCGAAGACTGGAGTGACTTCGACTACAACGATCTGGTGCTGACTCAACTGCCTGGCCCTGAGGCAGTGGCGACTGTCTAG
- a CDS encoding DUF1822 family protein, whose amino-acid sequence MSRSSHTVTMMISMSTPVSPQDFDIAPWRPNTVTLPETAVQWALQTCQPIPDPAQQWQIFLQALALQGFQQWLAAGTLELPLSDAGQQQLEAGMTTYQVEGFRLCLVAQGSLSDDRVTLPAASLAATNAHAHFWVLLEVQEEVNQVTVLGSLRCDRITAAQPLRPNAEGSYTVPIAAFDTAPEELLLYLSCLDPAQLAAPSLVRPAAEDIHPGATDRPINVGRWLQDQLDAMAASLAWTLLPPLVPTTAGLRSPSETLTAMLEELEPTLPVPETAEGPTPDLQRFGLPFRLYALTWTLFESATPEWSLLLLLGPVDGRQLPAGIRLMLQDQHTILVDQTLSTDADATYLYGQVIGTWEEEFMATVQLPSGSTLTFPPFVFNPAP is encoded by the coding sequence ATGAGTCGTTCTTCCCACACCGTCACCATGATGATTTCTATGAGCACTCCCGTGTCGCCCCAGGATTTTGACATTGCCCCTTGGCGCCCTAACACTGTGACCCTGCCAGAGACAGCAGTGCAGTGGGCCCTGCAGACATGTCAACCGATCCCAGATCCGGCCCAACAATGGCAGATATTTCTACAAGCGCTGGCGCTACAGGGGTTTCAGCAGTGGTTAGCTGCTGGCACCTTAGAGTTGCCCCTGAGTGATGCTGGCCAACAGCAGCTGGAGGCAGGAATGACGACTTATCAGGTGGAGGGGTTCCGCCTCTGCCTGGTGGCCCAGGGTAGCCTCAGCGATGACCGGGTGACCCTGCCAGCAGCCAGCCTAGCGGCGACCAACGCCCATGCCCATTTCTGGGTTTTGCTGGAGGTGCAGGAAGAGGTCAACCAGGTGACGGTGCTGGGCAGTCTGCGTTGCGATCGCATCACCGCGGCCCAACCCCTGCGGCCCAACGCCGAGGGCAGCTACACCGTGCCCATCGCCGCCTTCGACACCGCCCCCGAAGAGTTATTGCTGTACCTGAGCTGTTTGGACCCGGCCCAGTTGGCCGCCCCCAGCCTGGTTCGTCCCGCCGCCGAGGATATTCACCCCGGCGCCACCGACCGGCCCATCAATGTGGGCCGCTGGCTACAAGACCAGCTAGACGCCATGGCCGCCAGTCTGGCCTGGACCCTGCTGCCGCCCCTGGTGCCCACCACCGCTGGCCTGCGCAGCCCCAGCGAAACCTTGACGGCGATGCTGGAGGAGCTGGAACCGACCCTGCCGGTGCCGGAGACGGCCGAGGGGCCTACACCGGATTTGCAGCGCTTTGGCTTGCCCTTTCGGCTCTATGCCCTCACCTGGACCCTGTTTGAATCGGCAACCCCGGAATGGTCTCTCCTGTTGCTCCTGGGTCCGGTCGACGGCCGTCAGCTGCCTGCCGGGATCCGGCTGATGCTGCAGGATCAGCACACCATCCTGGTGGATCAGACCCTGAGCACCGACGCCGACGCCACCTATCTCTACGGCCAGGTCATCGGCACCTGGGAGGAAGAGTTCATGGCCACGGTGCAGTTACCCAGTGGCTCTACCCTCACCTTCCCCCCCTTTGTGTTTAACCCTGCCCCCTAG
- a CDS encoding CHASE2 domain-containing protein has product MIYRLTVHKIDHSCLFELTWGQSQRLTASLPYPPALTTLYGAWQRAYVTYYQQGLRGRPGAVGQVSAMAKLDWHSQVVQAEARLLSEFHRWLRHEALFDLRAELMRRSPSAAGTAETRELFLACSPLELARLPWETWEVGADLGQPGQIQIVRSPATIRSPTADQQPIRRGKPRVLAILGDETGLDFAGDRTALKAQKQQLEVHYLGWQPQEDATALKQRICQTLADSRGWDVLLFAGHSNEEQLLAGQIAIAPHTFISVKELAPYLQQAQRRGLRFALFNSCNGLDIANGLISLGLSQVAIMREPIHNQVAHSFLLQFLQRLANHEDAQAALMGACQDLKLEKQLTYPSAYLVPSLFRHPDSRPYRIPQRGWWRRWRPRRREMLGVAALALISLLPPVQDWLMNQRVRSQAIYRQLTGQIAPQSSPPIMLVQIDDRTLQEWRIAEPLPIDRTLLAAIVTQLNQLQAPVVGIDYLLDRPLAADAQLRRALTQGIIQGDRWFVFGAKRNHRGEWLTVHADVASLNWSLEGDIWVPWWHIRPRGWSDRPRPFSYQLAMAYHLSQTPAGPVPDLASRQSLQTLIQDHWQATQQRPPLSPRSRLHPITNGSYWLYQRWLQPLLDFSMPPRQVYTAVPAWQLLQAPEQVMATLGLDSLADRVVIVAAGGYDEAGSAAGGGDNWPPPPAMAYWRDSATTGLTGGEAHAYMAHHFLTGHLVVPLPDLWLVLVAALVGKALTMAAARWPDPLRWRLILGLATAGYGLLTLQLYIGGALLPTVAAARGNGVVLSLALLEDSP; this is encoded by the coding sequence ATGATCTATCGACTCACCGTTCACAAGATTGACCACAGCTGCCTGTTCGAACTGACTTGGGGCCAAAGCCAGCGGCTGACCGCCAGCCTGCCCTATCCCCCGGCCTTGACCACCCTCTACGGCGCCTGGCAGCGGGCCTATGTGACCTACTACCAACAAGGACTGCGGGGCCGGCCCGGGGCCGTGGGGCAGGTCTCGGCGATGGCCAAGCTGGACTGGCACAGCCAGGTGGTGCAGGCAGAAGCCCGCCTCCTCTCGGAGTTCCATCGCTGGCTGCGCCACGAGGCCCTCTTCGATCTGCGGGCCGAGTTAATGCGGCGGTCGCCGTCCGCAGCCGGTACTGCCGAGACGCGAGAACTATTTCTAGCCTGTTCTCCCCTGGAGCTGGCTCGTCTGCCCTGGGAGACCTGGGAAGTGGGGGCCGATCTGGGCCAACCGGGTCAGATTCAAATCGTGCGCTCCCCCGCCACCATCCGTTCGCCCACCGCTGATCAGCAGCCGATACGCCGGGGCAAACCTCGGGTGCTAGCCATCTTAGGCGATGAGACGGGGCTCGACTTCGCCGGCGATCGCACCGCCCTCAAGGCCCAAAAGCAGCAGCTAGAGGTGCACTATCTGGGCTGGCAACCCCAAGAAGATGCGACCGCCCTGAAGCAGCGCATCTGCCAGACCCTGGCCGACTCCCGAGGCTGGGATGTGTTGTTATTTGCCGGCCACAGCAACGAGGAGCAGCTGCTGGCCGGGCAGATCGCCATTGCCCCCCATACGTTTATCTCGGTCAAGGAACTGGCCCCCTATCTGCAGCAGGCCCAACGGCGGGGGTTGCGGTTTGCCCTGTTTAATTCCTGCAATGGCCTGGATATCGCCAATGGCTTGATCAGCCTGGGCCTGAGCCAGGTGGCGATCATGCGGGAGCCGATCCATAACCAGGTGGCCCACAGCTTTCTGCTGCAGTTTCTGCAGCGGCTAGCCAACCACGAGGACGCCCAGGCGGCTCTGATGGGGGCCTGTCAGGATCTAAAGCTGGAAAAACAACTCACCTATCCCTCGGCCTATTTGGTCCCTTCCCTGTTTCGCCACCCCGATTCGCGGCCCTACCGGATCCCGCAGCGGGGCTGGTGGCGGCGCTGGCGACCCCGCCGCCGAGAAATGCTGGGGGTTGCGGCCCTGGCTCTGATCTCCCTGTTGCCGCCGGTGCAAGACTGGTTAATGAATCAACGGGTGCGATCGCAAGCCATCTATCGCCAGCTCACCGGTCAGATCGCGCCCCAGTCCAGTCCTCCCATCATGCTGGTGCAGATCGACGACCGCACCCTGCAGGAATGGCGCATCGCCGAACCCCTGCCCATCGACCGCACCCTGCTGGCAGCGATCGTCACCCAGCTCAACCAACTGCAGGCACCGGTGGTGGGGATTGACTACCTGCTGGATCGGCCCCTGGCCGCAGATGCCCAGTTGCGACGCGCCCTCACCCAGGGAATTATCCAGGGAGACCGCTGGTTTGTGTTTGGGGCCAAGCGCAACCATCGGGGGGAGTGGCTGACGGTGCATGCCGATGTGGCCTCGCTGAACTGGAGCCTGGAGGGCGACATCTGGGTGCCCTGGTGGCACATTCGCCCCCGGGGCTGGTCGGATCGGCCCCGGCCCTTTAGCTACCAACTGGCCATGGCCTACCACCTCAGCCAAACCCCAGCCGGCCCCGTACCCGACCTGGCCAGCCGGCAATCCCTCCAGACCTTGATTCAGGACCACTGGCAGGCCACCCAGCAGCGGCCCCCCTTATCACCGCGATCCCGTTTACACCCCATCACCAATGGCTCTTACTGGCTCTATCAACGCTGGTTGCAGCCCCTGTTAGATTTCTCCATGCCGCCCCGGCAGGTGTATACCGCCGTGCCCGCCTGGCAACTGCTGCAGGCCCCCGAGCAGGTAATGGCTACCCTGGGACTCGACTCCTTGGCCGATCGGGTGGTGATCGTGGCCGCCGGGGGCTACGACGAGGCCGGCTCTGCCGCCGGTGGTGGGGACAACTGGCCGCCGCCGCCGGCGATGGCTTACTGGCGGGATTCTGCGACCACCGGCCTCACGGGGGGCGAGGCCCATGCCTACATGGCCCATCACTTCTTGACCGGCCACCTGGTGGTGCCCCTACCCGATCTCTGG